In a genomic window of Trichoderma atroviride chromosome 4, complete sequence:
- a CDS encoding uncharacterized protein (CAZy:GH81) yields the protein MSFAPWDPEKGSVEKLSDHAKSTIHAAAAKEVAQNMIAQSNLDSMYFSGKALAKFATILYVIKHMLGDKALTNTGLGQLKAAFATFAANEQKFPLVHETAWGGIVSSASYVTGNSGADFGNTYYNDHHFHYGYHILAAAIIGHLDSDWLKQNRDYVNILVRDVANPSAKDKLFPMWRNFDWYHGHSWAHGLYAAMDGKDQESSSEDMMHAYAIKMWGKVSKNADLEARGNLQLSIIARSLQNYYLYKDDNKVQPKQFIGNKVAGILFENKVDHTTYFDPNIEAIQGIHMIPILPSTPFVRTKDFVQEEWDAFFSNGRIDDIGNAWKGIIWASYASVEPKKAWEFFSSRSFSPQWLDGGASLTWFMAYSAALGEI from the exons ATGTCTTTTGCTCCCTGGGATCCTGAAAAAGGAAGCGTCGAGAAGCTGTCGGACCACGCAAAGAGCACCATCCATGCAGCGGCTGCAAAAGAAGTAGCACAGAATATGATTGCGCAGAGCAATCTAGATTCCATGTACTTTAGTGGAAAG GCCCTGGCCAAGTTTGCAACAATCCTCTACGTGATCAAGCACATGTTGGGCGATAAAGCTCTAACAAACACTGGACTGGGGCAACTCAAGGCGGCATTTGCCACGTTTGCAGCCAATGAACAAAAGTTTCCTCTTGTTCACGAAA CCGCTTGGGGTGGCATTGTATCATCTGCAAGCTATGTCACGGGTAATTCTGGCGCCGACTTTGGAAACACGTACTACAATGATCACCATTTCCACTACGGCTATCACATTCTTGCTGCCGCAATCATTGGTCACCTGGATTCAGACTGGCTCAAGCAAAACAGAGACTATGTCAACATTCTGGTTCGAGATGTAGCCAATCCCAGCGCCAAAGACAAGCTCTTTCCCATGTGGCGCAACTTTGACTGGTACCACGGCCACAGCTGGGCTCACGGTCTCTATGCCGCTATGGACGGCAAG GACCAAGAATCAAGCTCAGAGGACATGATGCACGCGTATGCCATCAAAATGTGGGGCAAGGTCAGCAAGAATGCTGATCTCGAGGCAAG GGGCAACTTgcagctctccatcatcgcccgTAGCTTGCAGAATTATTACCTGTACAAAGACGACAACAAGGTACAGCCCAAGCAGTTTATAGGCAACAAAGTCGCAGGCATCCTTTTCGAGAACAAGGTGGATCATACGACGTATTTTGATCCTAACATTGAGGCCATTCAAGGGATTCACATGATCCCTATCCTACCCTCGACGCCGTTCGTGAGGACCAAGGATTTTGTACAGGAGGAATGGGACGCATTTTTCAGCAATGGTAGGATTGATGACATTGGCAACGCCTGGAAGGGCATCATTTGGGCTAGCTATGCCTCAGTCGAGCCCAAGAAGGCATGGGAATTCTTTAGCTCGCGGTCGTTTAGCCCTCAGTGGCTGGATGGCGGAGCATCGCTGACGTGGTTTATGGCTTATTCTGCCG CTCTTGGAGAAATATGA